A window of Platichthys flesus chromosome 23, fPlaFle2.1, whole genome shotgun sequence contains these coding sequences:
- the slc26a5 gene encoding prestin isoform X2, whose product MSLPVDMEQDGAVAREDGAVAREDEAVAREDGAVAREDADPTLMYRIERPVYNETSIRSQLLSRKTNSTTFKERLANHFRCSSAKAKAVALSSMPILTWLPSYPVKQYLFSDVVSGLSTGIVQLPQGLAYAMLAAVPPVYGLYSSFYPVLLYTFFGTSRHISVGTFAVISLMIGGVAVREAPDSMFQLLPVNGSNMSAIVDTDARDARRVQVAVMLTTLVGIIQFVFGLLRFGFVAIYLTEPLVRGFTTAAAVHVFISQIKYLLGVKTQRFSGPLSVIYSAKAVFTDITSTNVATLLLGLACVIVLYSIKDMNDRFKKKLPIPIPGEIIIVIVSTGVSYGLSLSADYQVDIVGNIPTGLLPPAAPDFSLLPNLITDSFALAIVGFSMDISLAKTFALKHGYSVDGNQELIALGLCNFISSFFQTFVVSCSMSRSLVQESTGGKTQIAGLLASLVVLLVVVAIGFVFQPLPQTALAAIIMVNLLGMFKQFRDIPNLWRTTKIELVIWLVAFVASVLLGLDFGLLVAIVFAILTVIYRTQSSKSAVLGYVPGTGLYCDVDEYEEAVEYEGIKIFHLNASIYFANSDLYVNSLKEKTGVSPENLQAARKARKKQEKANGNHNADLTICVKEEHRNGPSGDRSAESNTEEVVHLKSPSTVHSIVLDWTPVSFVDSVGAKAIKQVIKQYAEVDVQVVIAACSRVVLADLDTLQFFTGDMTTDMVFPTVHDAVLHCTSPRPTAAPANELAR is encoded by the exons ATGAGCCTGCCTGTGGACATGGAGCAAGATGGAGCTGTAGCCAGGGAGGATGGAGCTGTGGCCAGGGAGGATGAAGCTGTAGCCAGGGAGGATGGAGCTGTAGCCAGGGAGGATGCAGACCCGACGCTGATGTACAGGATAGAACGTCCAGTCTATAATGAAACCTCCATCCGGTCGCAGCTTCTCAGCCGCAAAACAAACTCCACCACCTTCAAGGAGCGGCTGGCAAATCACTTCAG GTGTTCTTCAGCTAAGGCCAAGGCAGTGGCTCTGAGCTCCATGCCCATCCTAACATGGCTGCCGTCCTATCCAGTCAAGCAGTACTTATTCTCAGATGTGGTCTCAGGTCTCAGCACGGGAATAGTGCAGCTCCCTCAAG GTCTAGCCTATGCTATGCTGGCAGCTGTGCCCCCAGTTTATGGTCTGTACTCCTCCTTCTACCCTGTTCTGCTCTACACCTTCTTTGGCACTTCCAGACACATATCAGTAG GAACCTTTGCAGTTATAAGTCTGATGATCGGGGGTGTTGCCGTGAGGGAGGCCCCAGACTCGATGTTTCAACTCCTGCCTGTGAATGGATCCAACATGTCTGCCATCGTTGACACGGATGCTCGTGATGCCAGGAGGGTTCAGGTGGCCGTGATGCTCACCACCCTGGTGGGAATCATCCAG ttcGTCTTCGGTCTTCTCAGGTTTGGCTTCGTGGCGATCTACCTCACAGAGCCTCTGGTGCGAGGCTTCACGACAGCAGCGGCCGTGCATGTTTTCATCTCCCAGATCAAGTACCTGCTGGGGGTGAAGACACAGCGTTTTAGCGGACCCCTCTCTGTTATTTAT AGTGCCAAGGCGGTATTCACAGACATCACCAGCACCAACGTCGCCACTCTCCTCCTGGGCCTTGCGTGTGTCATTGTCCTGTACTCTATTAAAGACATGAATGACCGCTTCAAAAAGAAACTGCCTATCCCCATTCCTGGAGAGATTATCATCGTCATAGTGTCAACCGGCGTCTCGTATGGCCTGTCGCTGTCGGCAGACTACCAGGTGGATATTGTTGGGAACATACCCACAGG GCTTCTCCCCCCTGCTGCCCCAGATTTCTCTCTGTTACCCAATCTGATCACAGACTCCTTTGCTCTAGCGATTGTGGGATTCTCAATGGACATCTCTCTTGCTAAGACCTTTGCCCTGAAGCATGGGTACAGTGTGGACGGCAACCAG GAGCTGATTGCCCTCGGCCTGTGTAACTTCATCAGCTCTTTCTTCCAAACCTTCGTCGTCTCTTGTTCCATGTCAAGAAGCCTGGTGCAGGAGAGCACAGGAGGGAaaacacag atcgCGGGGCTGCTGGCGTCTcttgtggtgctgctggtggttgTTGCCATTGGTTTTGTGTTCCAGCCACTCCCTCAG ACTGCGCTGGCTGCCATCATCATGGTCAACTTGTTGGGGATGTTCAAACAGTTCAGAGACATTCCTAATCTGTGGAGGACCACTAAGATCGAGCTG gtCATCTGGCTGGTAGCATTCGTAGCGTCTGTGCTGCTGGGCCTGGATTTTGGCCTCTTGGTGGCCATTGTGTTTGCCATACTAACAGTCATCTACAGAACACAGAG ctccaAAAGTGCAGTTTTGGGTTATGTCCCGGGTACTGGGCTGTACTGTGATGTGGATGAGTATGAGGAG GCAGTTGAATATGAGGGGATTAAGATTTTCCACTTGAATGCTTCCATCTACTTTGCCAACAGTGACCTTTATGTGAATTCCCTCAAGGAGAAG ACGGGAGTGAGCCCTGAAAACCTACAAGCTGCACGGAAAGCCAGGAAAAAACAGGAGAAGGCAAACGGCAACCACAACGCTGACCTGACTATCTGTGTCAA GGAGGAGCACAGGAACGGACCATCAGGGGACCGCAGCGCCGAATCAAACACAGAAGAGGTGGTCCACCTTAAATCTCCCAGCACCGTCCACTCCATCGTCCTGGACTGGACGCCTGTCTCCTTCGTCGACTCTGTGGGAGCCAAAGCCATCAAACAG gtcaTCAAGCAATACGCAGAAGTGGATGTGCAGGTGGTGATAGCAGCCTGCAGCC GAGTGGTGTTGGCTGACCTGGACACCTTACAGTTCTTCACCGGGGACATGACCACAGACATGGTGTTCCCCACAGTCCACGACGCCGTGCTGCACTGCACTAGTCCCCGCCCCACAGCTGCTCCGGCCAATGAGCTGGCCCGATAG
- the slc26a5 gene encoding prestin isoform X1, with product MSLPVDMEQDGAVAREDGAVAREDEAVAREDGAVAREDADPTLMYRIERPVYNETSIRSQLLSRKTNSTTFKERLANHFRCSSAKAKAVALSSMPILTWLPSYPVKQYLFSDVVSGLSTGIVQLPQGLAYAMLAAVPPVYGLYSSFYPVLLYTFFGTSRHISVGTFAVISLMIGGVAVREAPDSMFQLLPVNGSNMSAIVDTDARDARRVQVAVMLTTLVGIIQFVFGLLRFGFVAIYLTEPLVRGFTTAAAVHVFISQIKYLLGVKTQRFSGPLSVIYSAKAVFTDITSTNVATLLLGLACVIVLYSIKDMNDRFKKKLPIPIPGEIIIVIVSTGVSYGLSLSADYQVDIVGNIPTGLLPPAAPDFSLLPNLITDSFALAIVGFSMDISLAKTFALKHGYSVDGNQELIALGLCNFISSFFQTFVVSCSMSRSLVQESTGGKTQIAGLLASLVVLLVVVAIGFVFQPLPQTALAAIIMVNLLGMFKQFRDIPNLWRTTKIELVIWLVAFVASVLLGLDFGLLVAIVFAILTVIYRTQSSKSAVLGYVPGTGLYCDVDEYEEAVEYEGIKIFHLNASIYFANSDLYVNSLKEKTGVSPENLQAARKARKKQEKANGNHNADLTICVKYKNQEVSHEALSDNHLLEEHRNGPSGDRSAESNTEEVVHLKSPSTVHSIVLDWTPVSFVDSVGAKAIKQVIKQYAEVDVQVVIAACSRVVLADLDTLQFFTGDMTTDMVFPTVHDAVLHCTSPRPTAAPANELAR from the exons ATGAGCCTGCCTGTGGACATGGAGCAAGATGGAGCTGTAGCCAGGGAGGATGGAGCTGTGGCCAGGGAGGATGAAGCTGTAGCCAGGGAGGATGGAGCTGTAGCCAGGGAGGATGCAGACCCGACGCTGATGTACAGGATAGAACGTCCAGTCTATAATGAAACCTCCATCCGGTCGCAGCTTCTCAGCCGCAAAACAAACTCCACCACCTTCAAGGAGCGGCTGGCAAATCACTTCAG GTGTTCTTCAGCTAAGGCCAAGGCAGTGGCTCTGAGCTCCATGCCCATCCTAACATGGCTGCCGTCCTATCCAGTCAAGCAGTACTTATTCTCAGATGTGGTCTCAGGTCTCAGCACGGGAATAGTGCAGCTCCCTCAAG GTCTAGCCTATGCTATGCTGGCAGCTGTGCCCCCAGTTTATGGTCTGTACTCCTCCTTCTACCCTGTTCTGCTCTACACCTTCTTTGGCACTTCCAGACACATATCAGTAG GAACCTTTGCAGTTATAAGTCTGATGATCGGGGGTGTTGCCGTGAGGGAGGCCCCAGACTCGATGTTTCAACTCCTGCCTGTGAATGGATCCAACATGTCTGCCATCGTTGACACGGATGCTCGTGATGCCAGGAGGGTTCAGGTGGCCGTGATGCTCACCACCCTGGTGGGAATCATCCAG ttcGTCTTCGGTCTTCTCAGGTTTGGCTTCGTGGCGATCTACCTCACAGAGCCTCTGGTGCGAGGCTTCACGACAGCAGCGGCCGTGCATGTTTTCATCTCCCAGATCAAGTACCTGCTGGGGGTGAAGACACAGCGTTTTAGCGGACCCCTCTCTGTTATTTAT AGTGCCAAGGCGGTATTCACAGACATCACCAGCACCAACGTCGCCACTCTCCTCCTGGGCCTTGCGTGTGTCATTGTCCTGTACTCTATTAAAGACATGAATGACCGCTTCAAAAAGAAACTGCCTATCCCCATTCCTGGAGAGATTATCATCGTCATAGTGTCAACCGGCGTCTCGTATGGCCTGTCGCTGTCGGCAGACTACCAGGTGGATATTGTTGGGAACATACCCACAGG GCTTCTCCCCCCTGCTGCCCCAGATTTCTCTCTGTTACCCAATCTGATCACAGACTCCTTTGCTCTAGCGATTGTGGGATTCTCAATGGACATCTCTCTTGCTAAGACCTTTGCCCTGAAGCATGGGTACAGTGTGGACGGCAACCAG GAGCTGATTGCCCTCGGCCTGTGTAACTTCATCAGCTCTTTCTTCCAAACCTTCGTCGTCTCTTGTTCCATGTCAAGAAGCCTGGTGCAGGAGAGCACAGGAGGGAaaacacag atcgCGGGGCTGCTGGCGTCTcttgtggtgctgctggtggttgTTGCCATTGGTTTTGTGTTCCAGCCACTCCCTCAG ACTGCGCTGGCTGCCATCATCATGGTCAACTTGTTGGGGATGTTCAAACAGTTCAGAGACATTCCTAATCTGTGGAGGACCACTAAGATCGAGCTG gtCATCTGGCTGGTAGCATTCGTAGCGTCTGTGCTGCTGGGCCTGGATTTTGGCCTCTTGGTGGCCATTGTGTTTGCCATACTAACAGTCATCTACAGAACACAGAG ctccaAAAGTGCAGTTTTGGGTTATGTCCCGGGTACTGGGCTGTACTGTGATGTGGATGAGTATGAGGAG GCAGTTGAATATGAGGGGATTAAGATTTTCCACTTGAATGCTTCCATCTACTTTGCCAACAGTGACCTTTATGTGAATTCCCTCAAGGAGAAG ACGGGAGTGAGCCCTGAAAACCTACAAGCTGCACGGAAAGCCAGGAAAAAACAGGAGAAGGCAAACGGCAACCACAACGCTGACCTGACTATCTGTGTCAAG TACAAGAATCAGGAAGTGTCTCATGAGGCTTTGTCCGATAACCACTTGTTGGAGGAGCACAGGAACGGACCATCAGGGGACCGCAGCGCCGAATCAAACACAGAAGAGGTGGTCCACCTTAAATCTCCCAGCACCGTCCACTCCATCGTCCTGGACTGGACGCCTGTCTCCTTCGTCGACTCTGTGGGAGCCAAAGCCATCAAACAG gtcaTCAAGCAATACGCAGAAGTGGATGTGCAGGTGGTGATAGCAGCCTGCAGCC GAGTGGTGTTGGCTGACCTGGACACCTTACAGTTCTTCACCGGGGACATGACCACAGACATGGTGTTCCCCACAGTCCACGACGCCGTGCTGCACTGCACTAGTCCCCGCCCCACAGCTGCTCCGGCCAATGAGCTGGCCCGATAG
- the psmc2 gene encoding 26S proteasome regulatory subunit 7, giving the protein MPDYLGDDQRKTKDKEEKDEGPIRSLDEGDIALLKTYGQSTYSRQIKQVEDDIQQLLKKINELTGIKESDTGLAPPALWDLAADKQTLQSEQPLQVARCTKIINADSEDPKYIINVKQFAKFVVDLSDQVAPTDIEEGMRVGVDRNKYQIHIPLPPKIDPTVTMMQVEEKPDVTYSDVGGCKEQIEKLREVVETPLLHPERFVNLGIEPPKGVLLFGPPGTGKTLCARAVANRTDACFIRVIGSELVQKYVGEGARMVRELFEMARTKKACLIFFDEIDAIGGARFDDGAGGDNEVQRTMLELINQLDGFDPRGNIKVLMATNRPDTLDPALMRPGRLDRKIEFSLPDLEGRTHIFKIHARSMSVERDIRFELLARLCPNSTGAEIRSVCTEAGMFAIRARRKIATEKDFLEAVNKVIKSYAKFSATPRYMTYN; this is encoded by the exons ATGCCGGATTATCTGGGAGACGACCAGAGGAAAACCAAGGACAAGGAGGAAAAGGATGAGGGTCCTATCAGAT CTTTGGATGAAGGGGACATCGCGCTGCTGAAAACATAT GGTCAAAGCACCTACTCTAGACAGATCAAACAAGTGGAAGATGACATCCAGCAACTGCTCAAGAAGATCAACGAGCTGACAG GTATTAAGGAATCAGACACCGGTCTGGCTCCACCTGCACTCTGGGATCTGGCTGCTGACAAACAGACTCTGCAGAGTGAACAACCTCTGCAGGTGGCAAG ATGCACAAAGATCATCAACGCCGACTCCGAGGACCCAAAATACATCATCAATGTCAAACAGTTTGCAAAGTTTGTGGTGGACCTGAGCGACCAGGTGGCTCCAACTGACATTGAGGAGGGCATGAGAGTCGG TGTTGACAGAAACAAGTATCAGATCCATATTCCTCTACCTCCCAAGATTGACCCCACTGTCACCATGATGCAG GTGGAGGAGAAGCCGGATGTGACGTACAGCGATGTTGGTGGATGTAAGGAGCAGATTGAGAAGCTGAGAGAAGTTGTTGAGACCCCCCTGCTGCAT CCTGAGAGGTTTGTCAATCTGGGTATTGAGCCTCCGAAAGGTGTCCTGCTCTTCGGGCCCCCCGGAACAGGAAAGACCCTGTGTGCCCGTGCTGTGGCCAACAGGACTGACGCCTGCTTCATCAGAGTCATCGGCTCCGAGCTGGTGCAGAAGTATGTGGGAGAG GGAGCCAGGATGGTGCGTGAGCTGTTTGAGATGGCCCGCACTAAGAAGGCCTGCCTGATCTTCTTTGATGAAATTGATGCCATTGGAG GTGCTCGTTTTGACGATGGCGCCGGAGGAGACAATGAGGTGCAGAGGACCATGTTGGAGCTCATCAACCAACTGGATGGCTTCGACCCGCGTGGCAACATCAAAGTTCTAATGGCCACCAACAGGCCTGACACCCTGGACCCGGCCCTGATGAGACCCGGGCGTCTAGACAGGAAGATCGAGTTCAGCCTGCCCGACCTTGAG GGTCGCACACACATCTTCAAGATCCATGCCCGCTCTATGAGTGTGGAGAGAGATATTCGTTTTGAGCTGCTGGCCCGCCTCTGTCCAAACAGCACTG GCGCCGAGATCCGCAGTGTGTGCACAGAGGCAGGCATGTTCGCCATCCGCGCTCGCAGGAAGATCGCCACAGAGAAGGACTTCCTGGAGGCCGTCAACAAGGTCATCAAGTCCTACGCCAAGTTCAGCGCCACCCCCAGATACATGACCTACAACTGa
- the dnajc2 gene encoding dnaJ homolog subfamily C member 2, with amino-acid sequence MLLEALDSDETFVFATAAASVQVQVEPVGRWLEAFLKRRSRTTSASFQELEEEEVSSEESDDEEFQLEEYPMLRTLDPKDWKNQDHYSVLGIPHLRYKATQKQIRAAHKSIVLKHHPDKRKAAGEQIVEGDNDYFTCITKAIEILSDPVKRRAFDSVDPTFDNAVPSKNEGKDNFFEAYAPIFERNARWSSKKHVPKIGTMESSFEDVDNFYTFWYNFDSWREFSYLDEEEKEKAECRDERRWIEKQNRAARAQRKKEEMNRLRTLVDTAYSLDPRIKKFKDDEKARKESEKKAKADAKKREQEEKDRARQAELETARLAKEKAEEEAKQVAQLAKKEKEIQKKAIKKERQKLRTTCKTWNYFADDESDSVKMMEEVEKLCDRLELMSLQSLNEILASATKEDGKAAVEKQVQEVNNQLQREKDAEVQARQTARSGDQASGGGGSSEKGWNQDDLQLLIKSVNLFPAGTNARWEVIANNMNLHSTSGMKRTAKDVINKAKNMQRLDPIQKDDINKKAFEKFKKEHSFVAPTIDNAVPSERFEGGSAAPWTTDEQKLLEQALKTYPVTTAERWEKIAAVVPGRNKKDCMKRYKELVEMVKAKRAAQEHVAPKSKK; translated from the exons ATGCTGCTCGAAGCGCTGGACAGTGATGAGACGTTTGTGTTTGCAACCGCTGCGG cctctgtgCAGGTCCAGGTGGAACCTGTGGGGCGGTGGCTTGAAGCCTTCctaaagaggaggagcaggactaCGTCGGCCTCCttccaggagctggaggaagaggaggtgtcATCTGAGGAGTCAGATGATGAGGAGTTTCAACTGGAGGAGTACCCAATGCTCCGAACTCTCGACCCCAAAGACTGGAAG AATCAGGATCATTACAGTGTCCTCGGCATCCCACACTTGAGGTACAAAGCCACACAGAAACAGATCAGAGCTGCTC ATAAATCCATTGTGTTGAAGCATCATCCTGACAAAAGGAAAGCTGCTGGGGAGCAGATTGTAGAAGGAGACAACGACTACTTTACCTGTATAACTAAAG CTATAGAAATCCTGTCAGATCCTGTGAAGAGAAGAGCTTTCGACAGTGTGGATCCGACCTTTGACAACGCAGTGCCTTCAAAGAATGAAGGCAAAGACAACTTTTTTGAAGCCTATGCTCCCATTTTTGAGAGAAACGCTAGATGGTCTTCCAAAAAGCACGTTCCCAAAATCGGAACCATGGAGTCGTCTTTTGAAGATGTGGATAATTTTTACACTTTTTG GTACAACTTTGACTCGTGGAGAGAATTTTCATACttggatgaagaggagaaggaaaaggctGAATG TCGAGATGAGAGGAGGTGGATTGAAAAGCAGAATCGAGCTGCCAGAGctcagaggaagaaggaggagatgaacaGATTACGAACACTAGTTG ATACTGCCTACAGCTTGGACCCTAGAATAAAGAAATTCAAAGACGACGAAAAAGCCCGGAAGGAATCTGAGAAGAAGGCGAAAGCTGATGCCAAGaaaagggagcaggaggagaaggaccgA GCCCGGCAGGCGGAGCTGGAGACAGCTCGTTTGGCAAAGGAGAAGGCGGAAGAGGAGGCCAAGCAGGTGGCCCAGCTGgcgaaaaaagagaaggagatccAGAAAAAGGCCATCaagaaggagagacagaaactCAGGACGACCTGCAAG ACCTGGAATTACTTTGCTGACGATGAGTCTGACAGTGTGAAGATGATGGAAGAAGTGGAGAAGCTTTGTGATAGGCTGGAGCTGATGAG tctTCAGTCCCTGAATGAAATCCTGGCCTCGGCCACAAAAGAAGACGGCAAGGCAGCTGTGGAGaagcag GTGCAGGaggtgaacaaccaactgcagagggagaaggatgCTGAGGTTCAGGCGAGGCAGACAGCTCGCAGTGGGGACCAGGCCAGCGGCGGAGGAGGCAGCTCAGAGAAGGGCTGGAACCAGGACGACCTCCAGCTGCTCATCAAGTCTGTCAATCTGTTCCCTGCTGGAACCAACGCCAG aTGGGAAGTTATTGCCAATAATATGAACTTGCACTCCACCAGCGGCATGAAGAGGACGGCCAAAGATGTCATTAACAAAGCCAAGAATATGCAACGACTCG ATCCGATACAGAAAgatgacatcaacaaaaaaGCCTTTGAGAAGTTCAAGAAGGAGCACTCGTTTGTGGCACCCACCATAGACAACGCTGTGCCCTCAGAGAGATTTGAAG GCGGTAGCGCTGCACCCTGGACCACAGATGAGCAGAAGCTTCTGGAACAGGCCCTGAAGACGTACCCAGTCACCACAGCCGAGAGGTGGGAGAAAATCGCTGCTGTTGTCCCAGGACGGAACAAGAAAGACTGTATGAAGCGGTACAAG GAACTGGTGGAGATGGTTAAAGCAAAGAGAGCTGCTCAGGAACATGTGGCACCCAAGAGCAAAAAATGA
- the pmpcb gene encoding mitochondrial-processing peptidase subunit beta — translation MAASVQRFTSSGRILLQRLKTNSLNRLSAGSHRLLATQAAQQVALNVPETKVSTLENGLRVASEDAGLTTCTVGLWIDAGSRYENQRNNGTAHFLEHMAFKGTRKRSQLDLELEIENMGAHLNAYTSREQTVYYAKAFSKDLPRAVEILADIIQNSTLGEAEIERERGVILREMQEVETNLQEVVFDYLHATAYQTTALGRTILGPSENIKTINRGDLVEYITTHYKGPRIVLAAAGGVSHDELIDLAKYHFGKLPGLHQGDAPPVPPCLFTGSEIRVRDDKMPLAHIAIAVEAVGWSHPDTIPLMVANTLIGNWDRSFGGGVNLSSKLAQMACQGNLCHSFQSFNTCYTDTGLWGLYMVCEPGTINDMMHFTQMEWMSLCTSVTESEVARAKNLLKTNMLLHLDGSTPICEDIGRQMLCYSRRMPLHELEARIDSIDADTIKDVCTKYIFNKAPAIAAVGPIEQLPDYNQIRSGMYWMRT, via the exons ATGGCGGCGTCCGTGCAGCGTTTTACGTCTTCTGGGAGGATTCTCCTCCAAAGACTGAAGACAAACTCTCTAAACCGG CTCTCAGCCGGATCACACAGACTGTTGGCCACACAGGCTgcccagcaggtggcgctaaaTGTCCCTGAAACCAAGGTGAGCACGCTGGAGAACGGGCTGCGGGTCGCCTCGGAGGACGCGGGACTCACCACATGCACA GTGGGCCTCTGGATAGACGCCGGCAGTCGCTATGAGAACCAGAGGAATAATGGCACAGCACATTTCCTGGAACATATGGCATTTAAG GGCACAAGGAAAAGGTCTCAGTTGGATCTAGAGCTGGAGATCGAGAACATGGGGGCTCACCTGAACGCCTACACGTCCCGGGAGCAGACTGTGTACTACGCCAAAGCTTTCTCCAAGGATCTTCCACGAG CTGTGGAGATTCTGGCTGACATCATCCAGAACAGTACGCTGGGCGAAGCGGAGAttgagagggagcgaggggtCATCCTCCGAGAGatgcaggaagtggagaccaACCTGCAGGAAGTGGTCTTCGATTACCTGCACGCCACAGCCTATCAGACCACAGCTCTGGGCAGGACCATTCTGGGCCCCTCTGAGAACATCAA GACCATCAACAGAGGAGACCTGGTGGAGTACATCACCACTCACTACAAAGGCCCCAGAATAGTGCTGGCTGCTGCCGGAG GTGTTTCACATGATGAGCTCATCGATTTGGCAAAATATCACTTTGGAAAACTTCCTGGTCTACATCAAGGTGATGCTCCGCCAGTTCCTCCCTGCCTTTTCACAGGAAGTGAG ATCCGTGTGCGTGATGACAAGATGCCCCTGGCTCATATTGCCATCGCTGTGGAGGCAGTGGGCTGGTCTCACCCTGACACTATCCCCCTCATGGTGGCAAACACACTCATCGGAAACTGGGACCGCTCTTTCGGTGGTGGAGTG AATCTGTCCAGTAAACTGGCCCAAATGGCCTGTCAGGGAAACCTATGCCACAGTTTCCAGTCCTTCAACACTTGCTACACCGACACAGGCCTGTGGGGGCTCTACATGGTGTGTGAGCCCGGCACCATCAACGACATGATGCACTTCACTCAGATGGAATG GATGTCTCTTTGCACGAGCGTGACGGAGAGCGAGGTGGCTCGGGCGAAGAATCTTCTCAAGACCAACATGCTGCTGCATCTCGACG GATCCACCCCTATCTGTGAGGACATCGGCAGACAGATGTTGTGCTACAGCCGCAGGATGCCTCTGCATGAGCTGGAGGCCAGAATTGAT TCCATTGATGCTGACACCATAAAGGATGTGTGCACCAAATACATCTTCAACAAGGCTCCTGCTATCGCCGCAGTTG gTCCCATTGAACAGCTTCCAGACTACAACCAGATCCGCAGTGGAATGTACTGGATGAGAACCTGA
- the phax gene encoding phosphorylated adapter RNA export protein, producing the protein MADGGDAMAGDLEDGEISGSGSDTDMWATAAAPLTRPRVPPAFSGQSFQNRAAAQPPAAAYRSAGKTAESSDSDQASSDEEASVWRKKRQKVNNAPQPPASATVRPAPTRLPAPSESGGRKVNNIWGPVVQEQCQDAITAELGIFGMEGDVSMSSRNVETYNFVLARKLMDKEREKEMQAQDDGEVSMLDTQLDEYMKGRASADRSGEDAKRKRSAKDRLGPRAEMDIKGRYEITEDDPEEKVAKEIAHRLQEPKTDLIERIVDVVGVKKAIELLGETATLEERGGVYTMDGTRRRTPGGVYLNLLKNTPSITKAQIRKIFIDENQKDTKSKKAAQKRRRYMVAKKMKQAIGTLNLQEHDDGSRETFASDTNEALESLEEAAEEVEGEEEEGEGEAAVGIEETPVVYNSADLEVF; encoded by the coding sequence ATGGCGGATGGTGGGGATGCAATGGCCGGTGATTTGGAAGATGGCGAGATCTCCGGGTCGGGCTCGGACACAGACATGTGGGCCACGGCAGCAGCACCACTGACTCGACCCCGGGTTCCTCCAGCTTTCAGCGGCCAGTCCTTCCAGAATAGAGCCGCTGCCCAGCCCCCTGCCGCCGCCTACCGCAGCGCCGGGAAGACGGCGGAGTCCAGCGACAGTGACCAGGCCTCGTCGGATGAGGAGGCGTCTGTTTGGCGCAAGAAGCGTCAGAAAGTGAACAACGCTccgcagcctcctgcctccGCCACCGTCCGACCTGCGCCGACGCGCCTGCCCGCCCCCAGCGAGTCAGGAGGCCGCAAGGTGAACAACATATGGGGACCCGTGGTCCAGGAGCAGTGCCAGGACGCCATCACCGCAGAGCTGGGTATATTCGGCATGGAGGGTGACGTCAGCATGTCCAGCAGGAATGTGGAGACCTATAACTTCGTCCTGGCTCGCAAGCTGATGgacaaggagagggagaaggagatgCAGGCACAGGACGATGGAGAGGTGAGCATGCTGGATACCCAGCTGGATGAGTACATGAAGGGCCGGGCGTCCGCGGACAGGTCAGGAGAAGATGCCAAGAGGAAGAGGTCAGCTAAAGACAGACTGGGCCCCAGAGCTGAGATGGACATTAAGGGCAGGTATGAGATCACAGAGGATGACCCTGAGGAGAAAGTGGCAAAAGAGATAGCACACAGGCTGCAGGAGCCCAAAACGGACCTGATAGAGCGTATCGTTGATGTCGTTGGGGTGAAAAAAGCCATCGAGCTGCTCGGAGAGACGGCcacactggaggagagaggaggggtgtaCACCATGGACGGCACCCGGCGAAGGACACCCGGCGGGGTGTATCTCAACCTGCTGAAGAACACGCCCAGCATCACCAAGGCCCAGATCAGGAAGATATTCATCGATGAGAACCAGAAGGACACCAAGAGCAAGAAAGCTGctcagaagaggaggaggtacaTGGTGGCCAAGAAGATGAAGCAGGCCATCGGGACGCTGAACCTGCAGGAGCATGACGACGGCTCCAGGGAGACTTTCGCCAGTGACACCAACGAGGCCTTGGagtcactggaggaggctgcagaggaggtggagggtgaggaagaggagggtgagggagaaGCTGCAGTGGGGATCGAGGAGACGCCGGTGGTGTACAACTCCGCAGACCTGGAGGTCTTCTGA